The proteins below are encoded in one region of Metabacillus dongyingensis:
- a CDS encoding alpha/beta-type small acid-soluble spore protein has protein sequence MARSSNKLLVPGIEQALDQIKYEIAQEFGVSLGSDTAARSNGSVGGEITKRLVAQAQAGLGGQPSKTE, from the coding sequence ATGGCACGCAGCAGCAACAAATTACTTGTTCCAGGAATTGAACAGGCACTGGATCAAATCAAATATGAAATTGCCCAGGAATTTGGAGTTTCGCTTGGATCTGACACTGCAGCACGATCAAACGGATCTGTAGGCGGAGAAATTACAAAGCGCTTAGTCGCTCAAGCACAAGCAGGACTCGGCGGACAACCCTCTAAAACTGAATAA
- a CDS encoding anti-sigma factor domain-containing protein, giving the protein MKKGIVVDRNDDYVTLLTPDGQFLKANKQKRSYELGEEITFFQLSDTSERAKSLSIFNLRGIRNGLLAGMALILLFFTVLPVFKDDKVYAYMTIDINPSFELRLNEKLQVVQIEPMNEDGKKMLGDIKDWKNRKISDVFSKIVDKSKDLGYLKREKEIFITTVTTDDKHESVKKKMRADVAQLKDSYKNENVKVSAVESDVETRNKAADQGISTGKYMQLNPAKQPAETAPSNENNGEAEEGKQETPIQGNEENSEKTPPAVKPPEEEKEKQPPSEIPEKKEKPENKEEELKETIPEKNKITPEPPKDKVSIKNTNKETEKAKKEAEKKRREEENGKWQREEDRDDDDDDDDEDRRHRDNDQYNRDRDRDDDEDNDEGSRFDRD; this is encoded by the coding sequence ATGAAAAAAGGGATCGTCGTTGATCGAAATGATGATTACGTCACATTACTTACCCCCGATGGACAATTTTTGAAAGCAAATAAACAAAAACGTTCATACGAGCTGGGTGAGGAAATTACTTTTTTTCAACTTTCAGATACAAGCGAAAGGGCAAAGTCGTTAAGCATCTTTAATTTGCGCGGAATTAGAAACGGGTTATTGGCAGGTATGGCTCTTATTCTTCTTTTTTTTACAGTGCTGCCCGTTTTTAAAGATGACAAAGTGTATGCTTACATGACAATTGATATCAATCCAAGCTTTGAACTTAGATTGAATGAGAAGCTTCAGGTCGTGCAGATAGAGCCGATGAATGAAGATGGGAAAAAAATGCTTGGTGATATAAAAGACTGGAAAAACCGCAAGATCTCAGACGTCTTTTCCAAGATTGTCGACAAAAGCAAAGATTTAGGCTACTTAAAGAGAGAAAAAGAAATATTCATAACGACCGTCACCACAGATGACAAACATGAATCTGTCAAAAAGAAAATGCGGGCTGACGTTGCCCAGTTAAAGGATTCATATAAAAACGAAAATGTAAAAGTCAGTGCAGTTGAATCTGATGTTGAGACAAGAAATAAAGCAGCAGATCAAGGCATTTCAACCGGCAAGTATATGCAATTAAATCCTGCAAAACAGCCTGCAGAAACTGCTCCTTCAAACGAAAATAATGGCGAGGCAGAAGAAGGAAAGCAAGAGACACCCATTCAGGGTAATGAAGAAAACAGCGAGAAAACGCCTCCAGCTGTAAAGCCTCCTGAGGAAGAAAAAGAAAAACAACCGCCTTCTGAAATACCGGAAAAAAAAGAAAAGCCTGAAAACAAAGAGGAAGAGCTGAAAGAGACTATTCCGGAGAAGAATAAAATTACCCCTGAGCCGCCAAAAGATAAGGTATCGATAAAAAATACCAATAAAGAAACTGAAAAAGCAAAAAAAGAAGCTGAGAAAAAACGGCGTGAAGAGGAAAATGGCAAATGGCAGCGTGAGGAAGACAGAGACGATGACGACGACGATGACGACGAAGACAGGCGACATAGGGACAATGATCAATATAATAGAGACAGAGACAGAGATGATGATGAAGATAACGACGAGGGGTCAAGATTTGATCGTGATTAA
- a CDS encoding aldehyde dehydrogenase family protein produces MSRNQSMTVLNPATLNSAENIDETPIYQIQQIYELSKSAFDTWKEKSVKERLSFIRKLKNVMFDRMDEIIEVIANDTGKVKVEAVTADVMPVLDAIAFLEKTAENSLAARRVQTPATFWGKKSYIEYMARGTVLVISPWNYPLQLAMVPVLNALIAGNSVILKPSEVTPLVGKYIEHLFMLAEFPKGLVQVAHGGKDVGAALTREKPDYIFFTGSAATGKKIQEEASKALIPTTLELGGKDPILIFADANLDRAAKGAAWGAFTNSGQVCMSSERIYVEQSIYEEFLEKLQSETLMLKQGTDLNDDIGSMTYRGQIDVMKEQLEEAIAGGARLITGSIPRDWDLSQGLFIPPTIVVDVHQKMKLVQEETFGPVVTVMPFQSEEEAIELANDSIYGLNASVWSKDLKKAKRVVSKLVTGNAVINDVMISVVNHHLPFGGVKHSGIGKYHGKQGLRVFCHEKSVFLDRGKKNTEIQWYPYQNKYPKIRSFLKLLFRKKSKKSSRTS; encoded by the coding sequence ATGTCTCGAAATCAGTCTATGACCGTCCTGAACCCAGCTACATTAAACAGTGCTGAAAATATTGATGAAACGCCCATATATCAAATTCAGCAAATATATGAGCTTTCAAAATCAGCCTTTGACACATGGAAAGAAAAAAGTGTAAAGGAGCGGCTTTCCTTCATCCGGAAATTAAAAAACGTGATGTTCGACCGAATGGATGAAATCATTGAAGTGATAGCAAATGATACGGGTAAAGTGAAAGTAGAAGCTGTCACAGCGGATGTTATGCCGGTTTTGGATGCGATTGCTTTTTTAGAAAAGACGGCGGAAAATAGTCTTGCTGCGCGCCGGGTGCAGACGCCGGCCACTTTCTGGGGAAAGAAAAGCTACATAGAATATATGGCAAGAGGCACTGTACTTGTCATTTCACCATGGAACTATCCGCTTCAGCTGGCGATGGTCCCGGTGCTGAATGCTCTTATTGCCGGCAATTCTGTTATCCTGAAACCATCCGAAGTTACGCCGTTAGTAGGGAAATACATTGAACATTTGTTTATGTTAGCTGAGTTTCCAAAAGGGCTTGTACAAGTCGCCCATGGAGGCAAAGACGTAGGAGCTGCGCTTACTAGAGAAAAACCTGATTATATTTTTTTTACTGGATCTGCTGCGACGGGAAAAAAAATTCAGGAAGAAGCATCAAAAGCACTAATACCTACGACGCTTGAACTTGGAGGGAAAGATCCAATCCTTATTTTCGCAGATGCCAATCTGGACCGGGCTGCAAAAGGTGCAGCTTGGGGAGCTTTTACTAACAGCGGTCAAGTGTGCATGAGCTCTGAGCGAATTTACGTAGAACAAAGTATTTATGAAGAATTTCTTGAAAAACTTCAAAGTGAAACGCTAATGCTCAAACAGGGTACAGACTTAAATGATGATATTGGATCCATGACTTACCGGGGCCAGATAGACGTTATGAAAGAACAACTGGAAGAGGCAATTGCAGGAGGCGCCAGGTTAATTACCGGTTCAATTCCGCGTGATTGGGATTTGTCTCAGGGCCTTTTCATTCCGCCAACCATTGTCGTTGATGTTCACCAAAAAATGAAGCTAGTACAGGAAGAAACATTTGGTCCTGTTGTAACAGTCATGCCCTTTCAATCTGAGGAAGAGGCAATAGAACTTGCAAATGACTCCATCTACGGATTAAATGCCAGCGTTTGGAGCAAAGACTTAAAGAAAGCGAAACGTGTTGTTTCAAAGCTTGTTACCGGAAATGCGGTTATCAATGATGTGATGATATCAGTTGTCAACCATCATCTTCCATTCGGCGGAGTGAAGCACAGCGGAATAGGAAAGTACCACGGTAAGCAGGGTTTACGTGTGTTTTGTCATGAAAAATCTGTTTTTCTTGATCGGGGAAAGAAAAATACAGAGATTCAATGGTATCCCTATCAGAATAAATATCCTAAAATCCGATCATTTCTAAAACTGCTGTTCAGGAAAAAATCAAAAAAAAGTAGCCGTACCTCTTGA
- a CDS encoding undecaprenyl-diphosphate phosphatase, whose product MDWLQAIILGFIQGLTEFLPISSTGHLYLGRKLFGMQDGGIFLDTMLHIGTFIALIVFYRDILLKLIKNPFTKLTFLLFIGTLPAVFAGVFISDFFDGISKSGVTIGWEFLITGVFLWFADSIKKGSKKLDDLTAGDALFIGCFQALAIFPAISRSGMTIVGALMRKIDKETAAYFSFLLSIPAIFGAIVFQSADLFSGHAAAIGFIPLLLATLSAAFTGYIAVRWMIGYVKKHSLKGFAVYVWALGVLVIVIQSI is encoded by the coding sequence ATGGATTGGCTGCAGGCAATAATATTAGGATTCATACAAGGTCTGACTGAATTTCTGCCGATTAGTTCAACAGGACATCTCTACCTGGGAAGAAAGCTGTTCGGAATGCAGGACGGCGGAATCTTTCTTGATACGATGCTGCACATCGGAACCTTTATCGCGCTCATCGTGTTTTACAGAGATATTTTACTTAAGCTAATAAAAAATCCTTTTACCAAGCTGACATTTTTATTATTTATCGGAACACTGCCTGCTGTTTTCGCAGGGGTGTTTATCAGTGATTTTTTTGATGGTATTTCAAAATCCGGTGTTACCATCGGGTGGGAATTTTTAATTACTGGAGTGTTTTTATGGTTTGCCGATTCCATAAAGAAGGGTTCAAAAAAACTGGATGATTTAACTGCAGGCGACGCTTTGTTTATCGGCTGTTTTCAGGCTCTTGCTATATTTCCCGCGATTTCAAGGTCAGGGATGACGATTGTAGGAGCATTGATGCGAAAAATCGATAAAGAAACCGCAGCTTACTTTTCATTTTTGCTCTCCATTCCGGCCATATTTGGGGCTATCGTGTTTCAATCAGCTGATCTATTCTCAGGGCATGCAGCGGCAATCGGCTTTATCCCTTTGCTCCTAGCAACTTTAAGCGCTGCATTTACCGGCTACATCGCAGTAAGATGGATGATCGGCTATGTAAAAAAGCACTCTTTAAAAGGATTTGCCGTTTATGTTTGGGCGCTTGGTGTGTTAGTCATAGTCATTCAATCTATTTAA
- a CDS encoding DNA ligase D, whose protein sequence is MYVKPMLPTLSAGIPEGEKWSYEVKYDGFRAILSISEEGITFTSRNGKDLGALFPEIMNAVQSIFDRLKDFMPCIFDGELVSLKNPYKASFEVIQQRGRLRAKDKINQEAETNPCQYLIFDLLECKQEKTAFLDYLSRKTLLSNIASSCGLPLEPRKSNQLIQYVPSFAGHEALWSGIRALDAEGMIAKENKSKWEAGVRTKSWLKIKNYKYALFFIIGYDKKNGYFKAGVFKGENVIDTGVFSHGLEGSDRDSLIRILKENKESEDSQWITISPAICVELQFLELYKNQLREPSFSAFRFDLSPHECTWEQLKLKAVSFHEEVQITHPDKPLWENPLRTKTDYLAYLVEVSDYMLPFLKNKSLTVIRYPHGTSDEAFYQKNCPDYAPEFVETAKQDGIDYILCNDISTLIWLGNQLSLEFHIPFQTYDSSCPNEIVFDLDPPSRADFHMAVSAALEMRKLFDSFGLASFPKLSGGKGIQIHIPITNNRFSYDQTKKFTSFIAAYLVNAYPEMYTIERLKKNRGNRLYVDYIQHAEGKTIIAPYSVRGNPEDAYAAAPLFWDEVVQDLKVNQFTMDYVAERIKKGCPFQDYFSSPQDEVIQQVLDFIEKNKQ, encoded by the coding sequence ATGTATGTTAAACCAATGCTTCCAACACTTTCAGCCGGAATACCTGAAGGAGAAAAGTGGAGCTATGAAGTCAAATATGATGGATTCAGGGCAATTTTGTCCATTTCAGAAGAAGGCATCACGTTTACAAGCCGAAATGGGAAAGATTTAGGTGCTCTTTTCCCCGAAATCATGAACGCTGTCCAATCTATCTTTGACAGGCTGAAAGATTTTATGCCGTGCATATTTGACGGCGAGCTTGTCTCATTAAAAAATCCATATAAAGCATCCTTTGAAGTCATTCAGCAGCGCGGAAGGCTGAGGGCAAAAGACAAGATCAATCAAGAGGCAGAAACAAATCCATGTCAGTATTTAATCTTTGACCTTCTTGAATGCAAACAGGAAAAAACAGCTTTTCTTGACTATCTTTCACGAAAAACGCTCTTGTCTAACATCGCTTCATCATGCGGACTGCCTCTTGAACCACGTAAAAGCAATCAGCTCATCCAATACGTTCCTTCCTTTGCGGGCCATGAGGCTTTATGGAGCGGCATTCGAGCATTAGACGCGGAAGGCATGATTGCAAAAGAAAATAAAAGCAAGTGGGAGGCCGGAGTGCGCACGAAATCCTGGCTGAAAATAAAAAATTACAAATATGCTTTGTTTTTCATTATAGGATATGACAAGAAGAATGGGTATTTTAAAGCGGGTGTTTTCAAAGGAGAGAATGTGATAGACACGGGTGTTTTTTCTCATGGGCTGGAGGGATCTGACCGAGACTCTTTAATTAGGATTCTAAAGGAAAATAAGGAGAGCGAGGATTCACAATGGATCACGATTTCCCCTGCGATCTGCGTAGAGCTGCAATTTTTGGAGCTCTATAAAAATCAGCTGCGTGAGCCCTCTTTTTCTGCTTTCAGGTTCGACCTGTCCCCGCATGAATGCACCTGGGAGCAGCTGAAGCTGAAGGCTGTTTCATTTCACGAAGAAGTTCAGATCACACACCCTGATAAACCGCTGTGGGAAAATCCACTGCGGACAAAAACTGACTATCTTGCTTATTTAGTGGAGGTTTCTGACTATATGCTTCCTTTCTTGAAAAATAAATCTCTCACGGTTATTCGATATCCGCACGGAACCTCTGATGAAGCCTTTTATCAAAAAAATTGTCCGGATTATGCGCCTGAGTTTGTGGAAACCGCAAAGCAGGATGGAATTGACTATATCTTGTGCAACGACATCTCAACTTTGATCTGGCTTGGAAATCAGCTTTCCCTGGAATTTCATATTCCTTTCCAGACTTATGATTCTTCCTGTCCGAATGAAATTGTCTTTGATTTAGATCCGCCATCGAGGGCTGATTTTCACATGGCTGTCTCAGCAGCGCTCGAAATGCGCAAACTCTTTGACTCATTCGGACTTGCTTCATTCCCAAAATTATCAGGCGGAAAAGGAATTCAAATTCATATTCCCATTACCAATAATCGGTTTTCATATGACCAGACAAAAAAGTTTACATCCTTTATTGCTGCATATTTAGTGAATGCATACCCAGAAATGTATACGATCGAACGGCTCAAAAAGAACCGCGGAAACCGGCTGTATGTCGACTACATTCAACATGCTGAAGGAAAAACAATCATTGCGCCCTATTCTGTCAGAGGGAATCCCGAAGATGCATATGCAGCGGCCCCTTTATTCTGGGATGAAGTGGTGCAAGATTTGAAGGTTAATCAGTTTACTATGGATTATGTAGCAGAGCGGATTAAAAAGG
- a CDS encoding DedA family protein: MEHYILAFIEYFKDLSYFGVLLALCFEFVPAELVLPLAGYWVYQGDMTLWGTVLAGTVGGTIGPLTLYALGRYGGRPFLIKYGKYIFINEENLSKADAFFEKNGAMVAFTARFLPGVRTLISIPCGMAKMNVWIFSIYTFAAMLPITFLYVFLGFKLGDKWEEVGGMANDYLLPAGVVIVIVFLLYKFMTRKAIKPSTFTHKN; encoded by the coding sequence ATGGAACATTACATTCTAGCTTTTATTGAATACTTTAAAGACCTTTCGTACTTTGGCGTGCTCCTTGCACTGTGCTTTGAGTTTGTGCCTGCTGAATTGGTGCTGCCGCTTGCAGGGTACTGGGTTTATCAGGGAGATATGACTTTATGGGGGACGGTTCTTGCCGGAACGGTCGGCGGAACAATCGGTCCGCTTACGCTTTATGCGCTTGGCCGCTACGGGGGAAGACCATTTCTCATAAAGTATGGAAAATATATATTTATCAACGAAGAAAACCTTTCAAAGGCAGATGCTTTCTTTGAAAAAAACGGAGCGATGGTGGCATTTACCGCCCGTTTCCTGCCTGGAGTCAGAACGCTGATCTCTATACCGTGCGGAATGGCTAAAATGAACGTCTGGATTTTTTCCATTTATACGTTTGCTGCAATGCTTCCCATTACGTTTTTATACGTATTTCTTGGGTTTAAACTTGGTGACAAATGGGAGGAAGTAGGCGGAATGGCGAACGACTATTTGCTTCCGGCAGGTGTTGTTATTGTCATTGTTTTTCTTTTGTACAAGTTTATGACAAGGAAAGCAATCAAGCCTTCAACATTTACTCATAAGAATTAA
- a CDS encoding DUF1836 domain-containing protein, translating into MNTIQLKRSDMARLLLALKGESGHTPLELLNQLGIRKDGPDDVLPDFIKNHKPFPRGLSTNEIVALAKLCELTSLKSTSIQNWIKRDIKELIGAPELGKKYSIEQAAILLIVRDLKSVFDFDTIRQLLMSLFNTISDRSDDLISPLTYYAAYGEILERMESITVFSLSEHEMEEEILKKIEASRDVFQDLSNELWIQVKSILTVTVLSVLASYLQRRTELFFHQHLEQK; encoded by the coding sequence GTGAATACAATTCAGTTAAAGCGATCTGACATGGCCAGACTGCTGCTTGCTTTAAAAGGGGAAAGCGGACATACGCCGCTTGAACTGCTAAACCAGTTAGGCATCCGAAAAGACGGTCCAGACGACGTATTGCCTGATTTTATAAAAAATCATAAACCATTTCCAAGAGGCCTATCAACAAATGAAATTGTCGCACTTGCAAAGCTGTGTGAATTGACGTCTCTGAAGTCAACATCCATTCAGAACTGGATTAAGCGGGATATAAAAGAGTTGATCGGCGCACCTGAACTTGGCAAAAAGTATTCGATTGAACAGGCTGCCATACTGCTGATTGTCAGAGATTTAAAATCGGTTTTTGATTTTGATACAATCAGGCAGCTCTTAATGAGCTTATTTAATACGATATCAGACCGAAGCGATGACTTAATCTCTCCTTTGACTTATTATGCCGCATATGGAGAGATTCTCGAAAGAATGGAGTCCATTACAGTTTTCTCCTTATCTGAGCACGAAATGGAGGAGGAAATCTTAAAAAAGATCGAAGCATCCAGGGATGTTTTTCAAGATCTTTCGAATGAATTATGGATACAGGTAAAAAGCATATTAACGGTTACCGTTCTGTCTGTGCTTGCCTCTTATCTTCAGAGAAGAACAGAGCTTTTTTTTCATCAGCATCTTGAACAGAAATAA
- a CDS encoding D-glycero-alpha-D-manno-heptose-1,7-bisphosphate 7-phosphatase — MNKAVFLDRDGVINEVLSDRVKFVNHPSQLYLLEGAAKAVSLLYNKGFTIFVVTNQGGVGLGYMKEEMLQRIHQKMMKEIEQEGGRIHEVAYCAHAPYAGCSCRKPEPGMITTLAEKYEINLEHCYMIGDRDVDILAGKSAGAKTILIGSADHGADYCFDTLLEAACWIIKKEENPV, encoded by the coding sequence TTGAATAAAGCAGTTTTTCTAGACCGCGACGGCGTCATAAATGAAGTTTTGTCTGACCGTGTCAAATTCGTCAATCATCCATCTCAGCTATATCTTTTAGAAGGGGCAGCAAAGGCTGTAAGCCTTCTCTATAATAAAGGGTTTACTATTTTTGTCGTGACGAATCAGGGAGGTGTGGGGCTTGGATATATGAAGGAGGAGATGCTGCAGAGGATTCATCAAAAGATGATGAAGGAAATTGAACAAGAAGGCGGCCGCATACATGAGGTTGCTTATTGCGCTCATGCTCCGTACGCCGGCTGCAGCTGCAGAAAACCCGAGCCTGGCATGATTACAACACTTGCTGAGAAATATGAGATCAATTTAGAACACTGTTACATGATCGGCGACCGTGATGTCGATATCCTCGCAGGGAAAAGCGCTGGTGCAAAAACAATTTTAATCGGTTCAGCTGATCACGGTGCGGATTATTGTTTTGATACGCTTCTTGAAGCGGCTTGTTGGATCATAAAGAAAGAAGAAAACCCCGTTTGA
- the sigI gene encoding RNA polymerase sigma factor SigI, whose translation MLSLLFKLGKKKPTLEDTVLQIQDGDQQMQNTLIDQYKPFVAKTVSSVCKRYIDERDDEFSIGLIAFNEAIEKYSTEKGSSLLAFAELIIKRKVIDYIRKEARNAQTVNIDLQEHEEGEASQSKIEADLSIEEHQKLIEQEQRREEIIYFQKVLQEFGLSFSELMEQSPKHMDARQNAIKVAQILIEHDELKRILFTKKQLPVKQLETLVSVSRKTIERNRKYIIAMTIILSGDYIYLKDYIRGVLQS comes from the coding sequence GTGCTTAGCCTACTGTTTAAACTTGGCAAAAAGAAACCAACTTTAGAAGATACCGTCTTGCAGATACAAGATGGGGATCAGCAAATGCAGAACACACTAATTGACCAATATAAACCTTTCGTGGCAAAAACCGTTTCTTCGGTTTGTAAAAGGTACATTGATGAGAGAGACGATGAATTCAGTATAGGGCTTATTGCTTTTAATGAGGCCATTGAAAAGTATTCAACTGAGAAAGGAAGCTCGCTTCTTGCATTCGCCGAATTGATTATAAAAAGAAAAGTGATCGATTATATCCGGAAAGAGGCGAGAAATGCGCAGACAGTGAACATTGACCTTCAGGAGCATGAAGAAGGAGAGGCCTCGCAAAGCAAGATCGAGGCGGATCTGTCGATTGAAGAGCATCAGAAACTGATTGAACAAGAACAGCGCAGAGAAGAGATTATATACTTTCAGAAAGTCCTGCAGGAATTTGGCTTGTCTTTTTCAGAACTGATGGAGCAATCTCCAAAGCATATGGACGCAAGACAAAATGCAATTAAGGTGGCGCAAATACTTATTGAACATGATGAACTCAAGCGCATCCTGTTCACAAAAAAACAGCTGCCGGTCAAACAGCTTGAGACGCTTGTATCTGTCAGTCGCAAAACAATAGAGAGAAATAGAAAATATATTATTGCAATGACAATTATTTTATCTGGGGATTACATTTATCTGAAAGACTATATAAGAGGGGTGCTTCAATCATGA
- a CDS encoding Ku protein, which produces MHTMWKGSISFGLVNIPIKLYAATEDKDVKLRNLHSKCHTPIQYEKKCPNCDETVGNDDIVKGYEYVKGKFVILDEEELKQLKQEHEDKAVEIIDFVNLEEIDPIYFNRSYFVGPGENGGKAYSLLREALLKSGKIGVAEMTIRSKQQLAVLRVYQNTIVMETIHYPDEVRNTSDVPSVPEKTVLGEKELETAIMLIDQLTTTFNPETYKDDYREALLGLIQKKAGQNEGKTPADAPRENVVDLMSALQASIDRSKEKPAKKETAPKKTETAKAQKKTKTARKKA; this is translated from the coding sequence ATGCACACAATGTGGAAAGGCTCCATCAGCTTCGGACTGGTGAATATCCCAATCAAATTATATGCAGCAACTGAAGATAAAGATGTAAAGCTCAGAAATTTGCACAGTAAATGTCATACCCCCATTCAATATGAAAAAAAATGTCCCAACTGTGATGAAACAGTCGGGAATGACGATATTGTCAAAGGCTATGAATATGTGAAGGGGAAGTTTGTCATTTTAGATGAGGAAGAATTGAAACAGCTTAAACAAGAGCATGAAGATAAAGCAGTCGAAATTATCGATTTTGTAAACTTGGAAGAAATCGATCCCATCTATTTTAACCGATCATATTTTGTCGGCCCTGGAGAAAATGGAGGAAAAGCCTATTCGCTGCTTCGTGAAGCCCTTTTAAAATCAGGAAAAATCGGAGTTGCCGAAATGACCATCCGCTCTAAGCAGCAGCTGGCTGTTCTCCGTGTGTATCAAAACACAATTGTAATGGAAACCATTCATTATCCGGATGAAGTCCGGAATACTTCTGATGTTCCAAGTGTTCCTGAAAAAACAGTGCTTGGTGAAAAAGAGCTTGAAACAGCGATTATGCTGATTGATCAACTAACAACAACCTTTAACCCTGAAACTTACAAAGATGACTACCGGGAAGCACTTCTTGGCCTCATTCAAAAGAAAGCAGGCCAAAACGAAGGGAAAACACCGGCTGATGCGCCGCGTGAAAATGTCGTTGACTTAATGAGTGCTTTGCAGGCAAGCATTGACCGCTCAAAAGAAAAGCCTGCAAAAAAAGAGACTGCTCCCAAAAAAACTGAGACTGCCAAAGCGCAGAAAAAAACGAAAACCGCCCGCAAAAAAGCGTAG
- a CDS encoding NAD(P)/FAD-dependent oxidoreductase yields the protein MEIRSGTFFWPETVTHKPYPPLDMDICCDVLIIGGGESGAHCAYFLSETDLNVVLVEMDRAGCGSSSTNTGLLQYSNDKMLTACSNSFGRETAVRHYRLCEQALKGLDKLVPSLSINPDFKIRETLYYASEEADADALRKEYDMLKKHSFQAEWLSASDIKRMYGFNKPAAILSGGDAEVNPYKLALSLIEAAAARGVRVFEKTEINGRKFEESHAIMYTAGGASIKAKKVIMAAGYRNQEIRCEKNAVLSSTYAIATNRLKEKEIWHGQTLIWETARPYLYLRTTADNRIIAGGLDEKTIEAEKIEAKLIHKKDQLLMEVKKLFPELKLEAEYFWGGVFGSTHDGLPMIKEYPELPHCLFLLGYGGNGTIYSYMLASLIRDLLTGKQNDDLQMYMQR from the coding sequence ATGGAGATTAGAAGCGGCACGTTTTTTTGGCCTGAAACAGTTACTCATAAACCGTACCCACCATTGGATATGGATATTTGCTGTGACGTATTAATTATCGGAGGCGGCGAGTCGGGCGCCCACTGTGCTTATTTTCTGAGCGAAACAGATCTGAATGTTGTGTTAGTTGAAATGGATCGGGCCGGCTGCGGAAGTTCCAGTACAAATACCGGACTGCTGCAATATTCGAATGATAAAATGCTTACAGCCTGCTCAAACTCCTTTGGCCGGGAGACTGCTGTCAGGCATTACCGGCTTTGTGAACAGGCACTGAAAGGGTTAGATAAGCTGGTTCCATCCTTATCAATCAATCCTGACTTTAAAATAAGAGAGACTCTCTATTATGCATCTGAGGAGGCAGACGCAGATGCATTGAGAAAGGAATATGACATGCTGAAGAAGCATTCCTTTCAGGCAGAGTGGCTGAGCGCTTCCGATATCAAAAGAATGTATGGATTTAACAAGCCTGCAGCAATTTTGTCGGGAGGTGACGCAGAAGTTAACCCTTATAAGCTTGCACTTTCTCTAATTGAAGCTGCGGCAGCTCGGGGTGTGCGTGTTTTTGAAAAGACTGAGATCAACGGGAGAAAATTTGAGGAAAGCCATGCCATCATGTATACCGCAGGCGGGGCAAGTATTAAAGCCAAGAAGGTAATCATGGCAGCCGGATACCGCAATCAGGAAATCAGATGCGAAAAGAATGCTGTTTTGTCCAGTACATATGCAATCGCCACAAACAGGCTTAAAGAGAAAGAAATATGGCACGGTCAAACGCTTATATGGGAAACAGCAAGACCTTATTTATATCTAAGAACAACTGCCGATAACCGAATTATAGCAGGAGGGCTTGATGAAAAAACAATAGAAGCAGAGAAAATAGAAGCGAAGCTGATCCATAAAAAAGATCAGCTTCTGATGGAAGTAAAAAAGCTCTTTCCTGAACTGAAGCTTGAGGCTGAATACTTCTGGGGAGGTGTGTTTGGAAGTACTCATGACGGGCTTCCGATGATTAAAGAATATCCTGAGCTGCCGCACTGCCTGTTTTTACTGGGCTATGGCGGAAATGGCACCATCTACAGCTACATGCTCGCAAGCCTCATCCGGGACCTTTTAACAGGGAAGCAGAATGATGACTTGCAGATGTATATGCAGAGGTAA